In Plodia interpunctella isolate USDA-ARS_2022_Savannah chromosome 1, ilPloInte3.2, whole genome shotgun sequence, one DNA window encodes the following:
- the LOC128672909 gene encoding TBC1 domain family member 20 isoform X1 translates to MESINSDADSGDNCNINGDCSPLAEKPAFDLNHTKNIDDISSPSELKFDKDEEIEDPEITEKRKHIETCIANPDVVRLDQWKEFATSKAGLICDEYRRVIWPLLVGVTKEEMTDPPSLDELSTHQEYSQVVLDVNRSLKRFPPGIPYEQRVALQDQLTVLILRVIIKYPHLKYYQGYHDVAITLLLVCGDRASFPLLCRLSRGPGAPLAPFMQLTMQPTQHLLNYMLPVIARAERSVADCLEKAGVGTMFALPWYLTWFGHSLNRYSDVVRLYDYFLCAPPLFPVYVTAAIVLYRAEEIYICDCDMAMLHCLLSRLPDDLPFEDILVTAKKLYEENDPEDLEAEVYALERREEEQRREEEEARVRRREVAARAAASLPARLRRCVPRALRWPLSKGTVLAAATVLIGVYVYYRPDLVFNRKLRVLRPRKALT, encoded by the exons ATGGAGTCTATCAATTCCGACGCCGACAGCGGCGATAATTGTAACATAAACGGCGACTGTTCACCCCTAGCGGAAAAGCCAGCCTTTGATTTGAATCACACCAAAAATATTGATGACATATCTTCGCCTTCAGAATTGAAATTCGATAAAG ACGAAGAAATTGAGGACCCGGAAATAACAGAAAAACGAAAGCACATAGAGACATGCATCGCCAACCCTGACGTAGTGCGTCTAGACCAGTGGAAAGAGTTTGCTACCAGCAAAGCTGGACTTATTTGTG ATGAGTATAGAAGAGTAATATGGCCGCTGTTAGTAGGTGTTACAAAAGAGGAAATGACAGATCCACCGTCTTTGGATGAACTCTCAACACATCAAGAATACAGCCAG GTGGTGTTGGACGTCAACCGCTCACTAAAAAGGTTTCCTCCGGGAATCCCCTACGAGCAGAGGGTGGCATTACAGGACCAACTCACAGTCCTCATATTGCGTGTCATCATCAAATATCcacatttgaaatattatcag GGGTACCACGACGTGGCGATAACGTTGCTGCTGGTGTGCGGCGACCGCGCCTCGTTCCCGCTGCTGTGCCGGCTGTCGCGCGGGCCCGGCGCCCCGCTGGCGCCCTTCATGCAGCTCACCATGCAGCCCACGCAGCACCTGCTCAACTACATGCTGCCCGTCATCGCCAGGGCCGAGAGGAGCGTGGCCGACTGTCTGGAGAA AGCGGGCGTGGGAACAATGTTCGCGCTGCCGTGGTACCTGACCTGGTTCGGCCACAGTCTCAACCGCTACTCCGACGTGGTCAGACTGTACGACTACTTCCTCTGCGCACCGCCGCTGTTCCCTGTATATGTCACCGCGGCCATAGTGCTGTACAGAGCCGAGGAGATCTACATCTGTGACTGTGATATGGCTATGTTGCACTGTCTGCTGTCCAGG TTACCAGATGACTTGCCGTTCGAAGACATTCTGGTGACCGCCAAGAAGTTATACGAAGAGAACGACCCCGAAGACCTCGAGGCAGAGGTCTACGCGCTGGAGAGGAGAGA GGAAGAGCAGCGTCGCGAAGAGGAAGAAGCGCGCGTGCGTCGGCGCGAGGTggcggcgcgcgcggccgCGTCGCTGCCCGCGCGGCTGCGGCGCTGCGTGCCGCGCGCGCTGCGCTGGCCGCTCAGCAAGGGCACCGTCCTCGCCGCAGCCACCGTGCTCATCGGCGTCTACGTCTACTACCGCCCCGATCTCGTGTTCAACAG
- the LOC128672909 gene encoding TBC1 domain family member 20 isoform X3 — translation MESINSDADSGDNCNINGDCSPLAEKPAFDLNHTKNIDDISSPSELKFDKDEEIEDPEITEKRKHIETCIANPDVVRLDQWKEFATSKAGLICDEYRRVIWPLLVGVTKEEMTDPPSLDELSTHQEYSQVVLDVNRSLKRFPPGIPYEQRVALQDQLTVLILRVIIKYPHLKYYQGYHDVAITLLLVCGDRASFPLLCRLSRGPGAPLAPFMQLTMQPTQHLLNYMLPVIARAERSVADCLEKAGVGTMFALPWYLTWFGHSLNRYSDVVRLYDYFLCAPPLFPVYVTAAIVLYRAEEIYICDCDMAMLHCLLSRLPDDLPFEDILVTAKKLYEENDPEDLEAEVYALERREEEQRREEEEARVRRREVAARAAASLPARLRRCVPRALRWPLSKGTVLAAATVLIGVYVYYRPDLVFNS, via the exons ATGGAGTCTATCAATTCCGACGCCGACAGCGGCGATAATTGTAACATAAACGGCGACTGTTCACCCCTAGCGGAAAAGCCAGCCTTTGATTTGAATCACACCAAAAATATTGATGACATATCTTCGCCTTCAGAATTGAAATTCGATAAAG ACGAAGAAATTGAGGACCCGGAAATAACAGAAAAACGAAAGCACATAGAGACATGCATCGCCAACCCTGACGTAGTGCGTCTAGACCAGTGGAAAGAGTTTGCTACCAGCAAAGCTGGACTTATTTGTG ATGAGTATAGAAGAGTAATATGGCCGCTGTTAGTAGGTGTTACAAAAGAGGAAATGACAGATCCACCGTCTTTGGATGAACTCTCAACACATCAAGAATACAGCCAG GTGGTGTTGGACGTCAACCGCTCACTAAAAAGGTTTCCTCCGGGAATCCCCTACGAGCAGAGGGTGGCATTACAGGACCAACTCACAGTCCTCATATTGCGTGTCATCATCAAATATCcacatttgaaatattatcag GGGTACCACGACGTGGCGATAACGTTGCTGCTGGTGTGCGGCGACCGCGCCTCGTTCCCGCTGCTGTGCCGGCTGTCGCGCGGGCCCGGCGCCCCGCTGGCGCCCTTCATGCAGCTCACCATGCAGCCCACGCAGCACCTGCTCAACTACATGCTGCCCGTCATCGCCAGGGCCGAGAGGAGCGTGGCCGACTGTCTGGAGAA AGCGGGCGTGGGAACAATGTTCGCGCTGCCGTGGTACCTGACCTGGTTCGGCCACAGTCTCAACCGCTACTCCGACGTGGTCAGACTGTACGACTACTTCCTCTGCGCACCGCCGCTGTTCCCTGTATATGTCACCGCGGCCATAGTGCTGTACAGAGCCGAGGAGATCTACATCTGTGACTGTGATATGGCTATGTTGCACTGTCTGCTGTCCAGG TTACCAGATGACTTGCCGTTCGAAGACATTCTGGTGACCGCCAAGAAGTTATACGAAGAGAACGACCCCGAAGACCTCGAGGCAGAGGTCTACGCGCTGGAGAGGAGAGA GGAAGAGCAGCGTCGCGAAGAGGAAGAAGCGCGCGTGCGTCGGCGCGAGGTggcggcgcgcgcggccgCGTCGCTGCCCGCGCGGCTGCGGCGCTGCGTGCCGCGCGCGCTGCGCTGGCCGCTCAGCAAGGGCACCGTCCTCGCCGCAGCCACCGTGCTCATCGGCGTCTACGTCTACTACCGCCCCGATCTCGTGTTCAACAG
- the LOC128672909 gene encoding TBC1 domain family member 20 isoform X2: MESINSDADSGDNCNINGDCSPLAEKPAFDLNHTKNIDDISSPSELKFDKDEEIEDPEITEKRKHIETCIANPDVVRLDQWKEFATSKAGLICDEYRRVIWPLLVGVTKEEMTDPPSLDELSTHQEYSQVVLDVNRSLKRFPPGIPYEQRVALQDQLTVLILRVIIKYPHLKYYQGYHDVAITLLLVCGDRASFPLLCRLSRGPGAPLAPFMQLTMQPTQHLLNYMLPVIARAERSVADCLEKAGVGTMFALPWYLTWFGHSLNRYSDVVRLYDYFLCAPPLFPVYVTAAIVLYRAEEIYICDCDMAMLHCLLSRLPDDLPFEDILVTAKKLYEENDPEDLEAEVYALERREEEQRREEEEARVRRREVAARAAASLPARLRRCVPRALRWPLSKGTVLAAATVLIGVYVYYRPDLVFNSFRRNGDTREL, translated from the exons ATGGAGTCTATCAATTCCGACGCCGACAGCGGCGATAATTGTAACATAAACGGCGACTGTTCACCCCTAGCGGAAAAGCCAGCCTTTGATTTGAATCACACCAAAAATATTGATGACATATCTTCGCCTTCAGAATTGAAATTCGATAAAG ACGAAGAAATTGAGGACCCGGAAATAACAGAAAAACGAAAGCACATAGAGACATGCATCGCCAACCCTGACGTAGTGCGTCTAGACCAGTGGAAAGAGTTTGCTACCAGCAAAGCTGGACTTATTTGTG ATGAGTATAGAAGAGTAATATGGCCGCTGTTAGTAGGTGTTACAAAAGAGGAAATGACAGATCCACCGTCTTTGGATGAACTCTCAACACATCAAGAATACAGCCAG GTGGTGTTGGACGTCAACCGCTCACTAAAAAGGTTTCCTCCGGGAATCCCCTACGAGCAGAGGGTGGCATTACAGGACCAACTCACAGTCCTCATATTGCGTGTCATCATCAAATATCcacatttgaaatattatcag GGGTACCACGACGTGGCGATAACGTTGCTGCTGGTGTGCGGCGACCGCGCCTCGTTCCCGCTGCTGTGCCGGCTGTCGCGCGGGCCCGGCGCCCCGCTGGCGCCCTTCATGCAGCTCACCATGCAGCCCACGCAGCACCTGCTCAACTACATGCTGCCCGTCATCGCCAGGGCCGAGAGGAGCGTGGCCGACTGTCTGGAGAA AGCGGGCGTGGGAACAATGTTCGCGCTGCCGTGGTACCTGACCTGGTTCGGCCACAGTCTCAACCGCTACTCCGACGTGGTCAGACTGTACGACTACTTCCTCTGCGCACCGCCGCTGTTCCCTGTATATGTCACCGCGGCCATAGTGCTGTACAGAGCCGAGGAGATCTACATCTGTGACTGTGATATGGCTATGTTGCACTGTCTGCTGTCCAGG TTACCAGATGACTTGCCGTTCGAAGACATTCTGGTGACCGCCAAGAAGTTATACGAAGAGAACGACCCCGAAGACCTCGAGGCAGAGGTCTACGCGCTGGAGAGGAGAGA GGAAGAGCAGCGTCGCGAAGAGGAAGAAGCGCGCGTGCGTCGGCGCGAGGTggcggcgcgcgcggccgCGTCGCTGCCCGCGCGGCTGCGGCGCTGCGTGCCGCGCGCGCTGCGCTGGCCGCTCAGCAAGGGCACCGTCCTCGCCGCAGCCACCGTGCTCATCGGCGTCTACGTCTACTACCGCCCCGATCTCGTGTTCAACAG
- the LOC128672952 gene encoding uncharacterized protein LOC128672952: MDSCEQEQNECIRKIEDIIDLEKAKGSFSNRQVAFNLPSESGSTVSTNLAKSLESGLSDNKPTLTKRSFKKLRSKKRRKSPLPDVISWPSDSDITVLRMKLCLTSDLKENVINTIPGDGIHQPDSSSMVNLATLILQSRHPSKHSVDIEEYLLPLTSWEREQNRDVTTKEALVEILPSANEIPKIQKKEIFEANYSKEDDYDNSSTTEYSRKSKVARFLRLYFCPCCTCLYELETIRDRSSVCFTKRKEEFNTK; encoded by the coding sequence atGGATTCGTGTGAACAGGAACAAAATGAATGCATCAGGAAAATTGAAGACATAATAGACTTGGAGAAAGCCAAGGGCAGCTTCAGCAATCGACAAGTGGCATTTAATTTGCCATCTGAATCTGGCAGTACAGTGTCCACAAACCTCGCCAAGAGTCTTGAATCTGGACTGTCCGATAACAAACCCACCCTAACCAAAAGGTCTTTCAAGAAATTGAGATCTAAGAAACGACGCAAAAGTCCTCTTCCAGACGTCATATCCTGGCCGAGTGATTCGGATATTACTGTGCTGCGCATGAAACTGTGTCTCACTAGTGATTTGAAGGAAAACGTTATTAACACGATTCCAGGCGACGGCATTCACCAACCGGACAGTTCTTCAATGGTCAATCTAGCGACGCTGATCCTCCAATCGCGACACCCTTCGAAACACAGCGTGGACATTGAGGAGTACCTTCTGCCTTTGACGTCTTGGGAGCGCGAGCAGAACAGGGACGTCACAACCAAGGAAGCTCTGGTTGAGATCCTGCCGAGTGCTAATGAAATtcctaaaatacaaaaaaaggaGATTTTTGAGGCGAACTATAGTAAGGAAGATGATTATGACAACTCGAGCACCACCGAGTATTCCAGAAAGTCGAAAGTGGCAAGATTTTTGCGCTTGTACTTCTGTCCTTGTTGCACCTGCCTTTACGAGCTGGAGACCATAAGGGACCGGTCATCGGTGTGCTTCACAAAACGTAAGGaagaatttaatacaaaataa